The following are encoded in a window of Clostridium thermarum genomic DNA:
- the scpB gene encoding SMC-Scp complex subunit ScpB, producing MKKDDILQTEMKEISNKERYFSIIESLLFVSGESMKLKTIAEILECSPVYAKNILKEMMFTYEEESRGIKLINMNDEYQLVTKPMNSDFVVKILKTNNRQALSQASLETLAIIAYKQPITRVDIDEIRGVKSDSAVAKLLEKNLIKESGRLDAPGRPILYTTTDEFLKQFNLQNIKELPSIESIIDEYLDEDEETNSEQANLEQ from the coding sequence ATGAAGAAGGACGATATTCTGCAGACGGAAATGAAGGAGATATCCAATAAAGAAAGATATTTTTCAATAATTGAATCTCTTCTATTTGTAAGCGGTGAGTCAATGAAGTTAAAGACCATCGCAGAAATATTAGAGTGCAGTCCTGTGTATGCAAAAAATATATTGAAGGAAATGATGTTTACCTATGAGGAAGAGAGCAGGGGCATTAAATTAATCAACATGAATGACGAGTATCAATTGGTTACCAAGCCTATGAACAGTGATTTTGTAGTAAAAATTCTTAAAACCAATAATAGACAAGCTCTTTCACAGGCTTCCTTAGAGACCCTTGCCATAATAGCCTATAAGCAGCCTATTACCAGGGTAGATATAGATGAAATAAGAGGAGTAAAGAGTGACAGCGCTGTAGCCAAGCTCCTAGAAAAAAATCTCATAAAGGAGTCCGGAAGACTAGATGCACCGGGGAGACCCATACTATATACTACCACCGACGAATTTTTAAAGCAGTTTAACTTACAGAACATTAAGGAACTACCGTCTATTGAGAGTATAATTGACGAGTACTTAGATGAAGATGAAGAGACTAACTCCGAGCAAGCAAACTTAGAACAATAG
- the ytfJ gene encoding GerW family sporulation protein: MYNHPIEGLMQSTMENFRDMIDVNTIIGEPIETNDGTVILPISKVSFGFASGGSEFAQKKNSEEESKLPFGGASGAGVSLKPVAFLVMKGESIRLLSVDHENTYDRIIDSIPQIIDMLKGNGKGKEEYKNDVKATDHESTHDAI, translated from the coding sequence ATGTATAATCATCCTATCGAAGGTTTAATGCAAAGCACAATGGAAAACTTCAGAGATATGATCGATGTTAATACCATCATAGGCGAGCCCATCGAAACTAATGACGGTACTGTTATATTACCGATTTCAAAGGTTTCATTCGGTTTTGCCTCCGGTGGCAGTGAATTTGCTCAAAAGAAAAATTCAGAAGAAGAAAGCAAATTACCCTTTGGAGGCGCCAGCGGTGCTGGTGTTTCTCTAAAACCGGTAGCTTTCTTGGTTATGAAAGGCGAATCTATAAGACTTCTATCTGTTGACCATGAAAATACCTACGACAGAATTATTGACTCAATCCCACAGATAATAGATATGCTCAAAGGTAACGGAAAAGGTAAAGAAGAATACAAAAATGACGTAAAAGCCACAGACCATGAATCCACTCATGATGCTATATAA
- a CDS encoding arginine repressor, with protein sequence MKVLRHAKIIEIINSKEIETQEELAEELKRCGMDVTQATVSRDIKELKLIKVLSNSGKYKYVAITPEQNFLSNKLVNIFSQTVLYVENVENMVIIKTITGSASAAAEAIDSLNFEEIAGTIAGDNTIFIVVRGVEKAQELVKKIKKLLNS encoded by the coding sequence ATGAAAGTTTTACGTCATGCAAAAATAATAGAAATTATTAACTCAAAGGAAATAGAGACTCAGGAAGAACTGGCAGAGGAACTGAAACGCTGTGGAATGGATGTTACCCAGGCCACAGTTTCCAGAGATATAAAGGAATTAAAATTGATTAAGGTACTATCCAATAGTGGGAAGTACAAATATGTGGCTATAACTCCGGAGCAAAATTTTTTATCAAACAAATTGGTTAACATATTCTCTCAGACAGTGCTATATGTGGAGAATGTAGAGAATATGGTTATAATAAAAACTATAACAGGATCTGCTTCTGCAGCGGCAGAAGCTATAGATTCTTTGAATTTTGAAGAGATAGCCGGAACCATAGCTGGAGATAATACAATTTTTATCGTGGTACGTGGTGTTGAGAAGGCCCAAGAACTGGTGAAAAAAATAAAAAAACTATTAAATTCTTAA
- a CDS encoding D-alanyl-D-alanine carboxypeptidase family protein produces the protein MKKRRFSIFVCILTFILSLNFLNLRVKAEGEGINVEAKSALLAEPTTGRILYEKNIHEKLAPASVTKIMTMLLTMEAIDSGKIKFSDKVTISENVKKMGGSTMLLDTGEIRTVEELIKGVAIASGNDAAVALAEYIGGSEEAFTAMMNEKAKALGMHDTTFKNCTGLPADGHLSSAYDIYLMSRELLKHPSILKYSGTYMETISEGRKTPIELVNHNKLVRFFKGCDGLKTGYTSEAKYCISATAVREGVRMLSVIMGAPTYKVRNRDASMLLNYGFSKFECKKLVNKGDDVEKITLNKSGDKFLMAKAAEDFSVTLEKGTENKITKKIMLQENKKSYKQGEIIGYCEFYNNGELFGKVNIYSDRAIKKTSGFFENLKFNFKNLFNHAI, from the coding sequence ATGAAGAAACGAAGATTTAGTATATTTGTATGTATCCTTACATTTATCTTATCGCTAAATTTTTTAAATCTAAGGGTAAAAGCAGAGGGAGAAGGAATAAATGTAGAAGCAAAATCTGCACTGTTAGCTGAACCAACCACAGGCAGAATATTATATGAAAAAAATATACATGAAAAACTAGCCCCTGCATCTGTTACTAAGATAATGACTATGCTATTGACTATGGAGGCCATAGATAGCGGTAAAATTAAATTTAGCGATAAGGTAACGATAAGCGAGAATGTTAAAAAAATGGGCGGAAGTACGATGCTCCTTGACACAGGAGAAATTAGGACTGTTGAAGAGCTGATAAAAGGTGTAGCCATTGCTTCAGGAAATGATGCTGCGGTGGCTCTAGCAGAATATATAGGAGGCAGTGAAGAGGCCTTTACGGCTATGATGAATGAAAAAGCCAAAGCTTTGGGAATGCATGATACTACATTTAAAAACTGTACTGGACTTCCCGCAGATGGGCACCTATCTTCTGCTTATGACATATATTTAATGTCCAGAGAATTATTGAAACATCCTTCAATACTAAAGTACAGCGGAACATACATGGAGACAATTTCAGAGGGTAGAAAAACCCCTATTGAACTGGTAAATCATAATAAATTGGTTAGATTTTTCAAAGGTTGCGATGGACTAAAAACCGGTTATACCAGTGAGGCAAAATACTGCATATCAGCAACCGCAGTTAGAGAGGGTGTAAGGATGTTATCTGTTATTATGGGAGCCCCAACTTATAAAGTCAGAAATCGTGACGCCAGCATGCTTTTAAACTACGGTTTCTCAAAGTTTGAGTGTAAAAAGCTTGTAAATAAAGGTGACGATGTTGAAAAGATTACTTTAAATAAGAGTGGAGATAAATTCCTTATGGCCAAGGCAGCTGAAGACTTCTCAGTAACCTTAGAAAAGGGAACAGAGAATAAGATAACTAAGAAGATTATGCTGCAGGAAAATAAAAAGAGTTATAAGCAAGGTGAAATTATAGGTTACTGTGAATTTTACAACAATGGTGAACTTTTTGGCAAAGTAAATATCTATAGTGATAGAGCTATAAAGAAGACCTCAGGCTTCTTTGAAAACTTGAAATTCAACTTCAAGAACTTATTTAATCATGCCATATAA
- a CDS encoding NAD(+)/NADH kinase, with the protein MRYIGLNINSSKDKTGFILKEVRSCVERIFTDSIIYTFKDSETEDDSVLDKMQMMITLGGDGTIIRTARALCKHNIPILGVNIGNLGFLASVEKEELERALLQIKENNYNVENRIMLRCEISNKEKSLVYASLNDIVLSKGALARMVKYQIKVDNNLYTEFNADGVIVSTPTGSTAYALSAGGPILYPTLSLIEVTPICPQSPGLRSLVLDSKSIVQILIQDWNESIFLTVDGQESLKLDKGSVITISLSDWKCSLIRLKNYDYFNVLRDKIIWRTREISCEGD; encoded by the coding sequence ATGAGATATATTGGTTTAAACATCAATAGTTCAAAGGATAAAACCGGTTTTATCTTAAAAGAAGTACGAAGCTGTGTGGAAAGGATATTTACTGACAGTATAATATATACTTTTAAAGATAGTGAAACAGAAGATGACTCTGTTTTGGATAAAATGCAAATGATGATTACCTTAGGCGGAGACGGAACAATAATCAGAACTGCCCGTGCCCTATGTAAGCACAATATACCCATACTGGGTGTCAATATCGGAAATCTTGGTTTCTTGGCCAGTGTTGAAAAGGAAGAGCTTGAAAGAGCTCTTCTACAGATAAAAGAAAACAATTACAATGTGGAAAATCGAATTATGCTCAGATGCGAAATATCAAATAAGGAAAAGTCACTGGTCTATGCCTCACTTAATGATATTGTATTGTCTAAGGGTGCTTTGGCGAGAATGGTAAAATATCAAATTAAGGTGGACAATAATTTGTACACTGAGTTTAATGCTGATGGAGTTATAGTATCAACTCCTACGGGATCTACTGCTTATGCATTATCTGCCGGAGGACCTATTTTATACCCAACACTTAGCTTAATCGAAGTAACCCCAATTTGCCCTCAGTCCCCTGGATTAAGGAGCCTGGTACTGGATTCAAAAAGCATAGTGCAAATATTGATCCAGGACTGGAATGAGAGTATTTTTCTTACGGTTGATGGGCAGGAATCTTTAAAACTAGACAAGGGCTCAGTGATAACAATCAGCTTATCTGATTGGAAATGCAGCCTGATAAGACTTAAAAATTATGATTATTTTAATGTTTTAAGAGATAAAATTATTTGGAGAACCAGAGAAATAAGTTGTGAAGGTGATTGA
- the spoIVB gene encoding SpoIVB peptidase has translation MGRKKAYKIMYILTPVVFLILSLFLSIEKIPNTMFIRVKDEIKSSYLLKVNERKDVSALAVGKVKDQPELNSKADVKLLGLFSVKSVDVKRVPDLSLYPGGTSIGVKLNTKGVLVVALSDIEVDNSKVSSPAAQSGIMVGDSILSINDKSVKNAEMLSDLINESEGKEVKIEVERKGESIIKLVKPVKIPKEKKYKIGLWVRDSTAGVGTLTFYDEKTGSFAALGHPITDVDTGTILNVDKGELVASSIVNIRKGVRGTPGELKGVFVNESNVLGQINSNTECGIFGKANKSILEGNKVKPMKVALRDEIQVGDAQIITTLDDKGPQYYDIKIEKLLDQDTPGPKSMVIKVTDPRLLAKTGGIVQGMSGSPIIQNNKIVGAVTHVLINKPDTGYGIYIEWMLKDSKIVD, from the coding sequence ATGGGTAGGAAAAAGGCATACAAGATCATGTATATTTTAACTCCTGTGGTATTTTTGATTTTAAGTTTGTTTCTTTCTATAGAGAAAATACCTAATACAATGTTTATACGAGTAAAGGACGAAATAAAATCAAGTTACCTCTTAAAAGTAAATGAAAGAAAAGACGTATCTGCCTTAGCAGTTGGGAAGGTAAAGGACCAGCCTGAATTAAACTCAAAAGCGGATGTGAAACTCCTAGGCTTGTTTTCTGTTAAATCCGTTGACGTAAAAAGAGTCCCGGACTTAAGCCTATACCCCGGAGGAACCAGCATAGGGGTAAAACTGAATACCAAGGGTGTATTGGTAGTAGCCCTAAGTGACATAGAAGTAGATAACAGTAAAGTATCAAGTCCTGCGGCTCAAAGCGGTATCATGGTTGGAGACAGTATATTAAGCATCAATGATAAGTCTGTAAAAAATGCGGAAATGCTCTCAGATTTAATAAATGAATCTGAAGGTAAGGAAGTAAAAATTGAGGTAGAAAGAAAAGGTGAAAGCATAATAAAGTTAGTTAAACCGGTTAAAATACCAAAGGAAAAGAAATATAAAATCGGATTGTGGGTAAGAGACTCCACCGCTGGTGTTGGAACACTGACCTTCTATGATGAAAAGACCGGTAGTTTTGCTGCATTAGGTCATCCTATAACCGATGTGGATACAGGAACAATCTTAAATGTGGATAAAGGAGAACTTGTTGCATCATCTATAGTAAACATAAGAAAAGGTGTCAGAGGAACTCCGGGAGAATTAAAGGGCGTTTTTGTAAATGAAAGTAATGTGTTAGGACAAATAAATAGCAACACTGAATGTGGTATATTTGGTAAGGCTAATAAGTCAATATTAGAGGGAAATAAAGTGAAGCCTATGAAAGTAGCACTGAGGGATGAAATTCAAGTTGGCGATGCACAAATAATCACAACTTTAGATGACAAGGGGCCACAGTACTATGATATTAAAATAGAAAAGCTATTAGATCAAGATACGCCTGGACCCAAAAGTATGGTAATTAAGGTTACAGACCCCAGGTTACTGGCTAAGACCGGTGGAATTGTTCAAGGTATGAGTGGTAGTCCAATTATTCAAAACAATAAAATTGTTGGAGCAGTAACACATGTTTTGATAAATAAGCCTGATACTGGCTATGGCATATATATAGAATGGATGTTAAAAGACTCAAAAATAGTGGATTAA
- a CDS encoding tyrosine recombinase, with translation MNELVKEYLTYISENKNLSDNTIDAYKRDITIFQKFLVSNNLTYDKVNNMTLMSYTQSLASSGKKESSIARSVICLRNFYKYLVRTGRLEKAAVLDYEIPKYKRSIPEILTVEEVNRLLSTPDQNSIKGVRDKAMLEMMYASGIKISEMLNLTLEDIDLRFNYLRCKGTKGMERIIPLGKYCVECVDKYLKLRKELNTKDLKFLFLNNKGEKMSRQGFWKIIKYYSKKAKINKEINLYTLRHSIAVHMIENGADIRSLKELLGYKDISAVQVYIDAMKKQKLMEVYKNTHPRA, from the coding sequence ATGAACGAACTTGTAAAAGAATATTTAACATATATAAGTGAAAATAAAAATTTGAGTGACAACACCATAGATGCCTACAAGAGAGATATAACCATTTTTCAGAAGTTTTTAGTTAGTAACAATTTAACCTATGATAAGGTTAATAACATGACCTTGATGTCATATACTCAAAGCTTGGCCAGTAGTGGGAAGAAAGAATCCTCGATAGCAAGAAGTGTAATTTGCCTGAGAAACTTTTATAAGTATCTGGTTAGGACCGGCCGCTTGGAAAAGGCAGCGGTTTTAGATTATGAAATTCCAAAATATAAGAGAAGTATACCTGAAATATTGACCGTCGAAGAAGTAAATAGGCTGCTTTCTACACCGGATCAGAACTCCATAAAAGGAGTAAGAGATAAGGCCATGCTTGAAATGATGTATGCCAGTGGCATTAAAATATCAGAAATGTTGAACTTGACCCTGGAAGATATAGATTTGAGGTTTAATTATCTAAGATGTAAAGGTACTAAGGGCATGGAAAGAATTATACCCCTAGGGAAATACTGTGTTGAATGTGTGGACAAGTACCTTAAGCTTAGAAAAGAGCTCAATACAAAGGATTTGAAGTTTCTCTTTTTAAATAATAAAGGGGAAAAAATGAGCAGGCAGGGGTTTTGGAAGATTATTAAGTATTATTCTAAAAAAGCAAAAATAAATAAAGAGATAAATTTATATACACTGAGGCATTCTATAGCGGTGCACATGATAGAGAATGGTGCAGACATAAGGTCACTGAAAGAGCTATTAGGCTATAAAGATATATCTGCAGTTCAGGTCTATATAGATGCAATGAAAAAACAAAAATTGATGGAAGTTTATAAGAATACCCATCCCAGAGCATAA
- the spo0A gene encoding sporulation transcription factor Spo0A encodes MEETKISVLIADDNKEFCNILNDYLANQRDIIVTGIAKDGVEALKFISEKTPDLVVLDIIMPHLDGLGVLEKLNTMNLDPKPRIIVLSAVGQDKITQRAITLGADYYVVKPFDMDVFTKRIRQMFNNTISSDDVKKTISLIDTPEIRVSKKEPLDLESEITNIIHEIGVPAHIKGYMYLREAITMVVNDMELLSAVTKELYPSIAKKYNTTASRVERAIRHAIEVAWGRGQVETINKLFGYTIHNDKGKPTNSEFIAMVADKLRLKNKVS; translated from the coding sequence ATGGAAGAAACTAAAATATCGGTACTCATTGCAGATGATAATAAGGAATTTTGTAACATTTTAAATGATTATTTAGCAAACCAAAGGGATATAATTGTAACAGGTATAGCAAAAGATGGTGTAGAGGCTTTAAAGTTTATATCGGAAAAAACTCCCGACTTGGTAGTATTAGATATAATTATGCCACATTTAGATGGACTGGGTGTTTTGGAGAAACTAAATACAATGAATCTGGATCCAAAACCCAGAATAATTGTGCTATCTGCAGTGGGACAAGATAAGATTACTCAGAGGGCTATAACGCTTGGTGCAGATTATTATGTGGTTAAGCCTTTTGATATGGATGTGTTCACAAAGAGAATTAGACAGATGTTTAATAACACTATATCCAGTGATGATGTTAAAAAGACTATATCTCTAATAGACACCCCTGAGATTAGGGTATCAAAAAAGGAACCATTGGATTTGGAATCTGAAATAACCAATATAATTCATGAAATTGGTGTTCCTGCCCACATTAAAGGATATATGTACCTGAGGGAAGCTATTACCATGGTAGTTAATGATATGGAACTGCTGTCAGCAGTGACAAAGGAACTGTATCCATCCATAGCTAAGAAGTATAATACTACTGCCAGCAGGGTAGAAAGAGCAATAAGACATGCTATAGAAGTTGCTTGGGGACGTGGTCAAGTTGAAACTATAAATAAGCTCTTTGGCTATACTATACACAACGATAAGGGCAAGCCAACAAATTCAGAGTTTATTGCAATGGTAGCTGATAAGTTGAGATTAAAAAATAAGGTAAGCTAG
- a CDS encoding segregation/condensation protein A, which yields MEYNIKISNLNFEGPFDLLLHLIKKNEMDIYNIKIYEVTNEYMEYIKRMKEIDLEITSEFIVMAATLIEIKSKMLLPKLNEKEEDEVDPRKQLVEKLVEYKKFKAVAGFLKSRIKDTGYLFAKKPEIIDDKSKQANSEDILKNVTMLDLYNLYNELLNRYRNKLNENNTLQNHIPMDKFKIEDKMVELSTRLKKGKKYVFKEIISSYESKIEVVVVFLALLELIRIKNVRVYQEDNFKDIYIERVDTDEEGRYSADGNEGDIQ from the coding sequence ATGGAATATAATATTAAAATCTCCAACTTGAATTTTGAAGGTCCCTTTGATTTACTTCTTCACCTTATTAAGAAGAATGAAATGGATATCTACAATATAAAAATATATGAAGTTACCAATGAATATATGGAATATATTAAAAGAATGAAGGAAATTGACCTGGAGATAACCTCTGAGTTTATAGTCATGGCAGCTACCTTGATAGAAATCAAGTCAAAAATGCTGCTGCCAAAACTCAATGAAAAGGAAGAAGATGAAGTCGATCCCAGAAAGCAATTGGTTGAAAAATTGGTTGAGTATAAGAAGTTTAAGGCAGTAGCAGGATTCTTAAAATCTAGAATAAAGGATACAGGATATCTGTTTGCAAAAAAACCGGAAATTATTGATGATAAAAGCAAACAAGCAAATAGTGAAGATATACTCAAAAATGTCACTATGCTGGATTTATACAATCTTTATAATGAGTTATTAAACAGATACAGGAATAAACTCAATGAAAACAACACCCTTCAGAACCATATTCCTATGGATAAGTTTAAAATAGAGGATAAGATGGTTGAGTTAAGTACTAGGCTTAAGAAGGGAAAGAAGTATGTTTTTAAAGAGATAATAAGTTCCTACGAAAGTAAAATTGAAGTGGTTGTAGTCTTTTTAGCACTGCTGGAATTGATAAGAATTAAGAATGTCCGAGTTTATCAGGAAGATAATTTTAAGGATATTTATATAGAAAGGGTTGATACCGATGAAGAAGGACGATATTCTGCAGACGGAAATGAAGGAGATATCCAATAA
- the spoIIM gene encoding stage II sporulation protein M codes for MRRLNTGSNLSRHFQESMWLYIVSLLCLFTGIVLGIYTVRYMDDLQRQDLISYFLDFNKNISTMEVKNTAVIIESLKNNLPMLLVLWVAGLTIIGIPIILIVDIVKGFFFGFATTFAFYSMGYKGTWFVLLGVLPQNIIYIPCLIVASVLAMRLSFSKLKDRVNKQINYNKNYFLDYSVTFFIILLVMILGFLYEAYVTPRAIQTIATAAGSVIF; via the coding sequence ATGAGAAGATTAAATACCGGTTCCAATTTATCAAGACACTTTCAGGAAAGCATGTGGCTGTACATTGTTTCGCTCTTATGCCTTTTTACAGGCATTGTCCTTGGAATTTATACCGTAAGGTACATGGATGACCTACAAAGGCAAGACTTAATCAGCTATTTCTTAGATTTTAATAAAAATATCAGTACTATGGAAGTAAAAAATACTGCTGTTATAATAGAGAGCCTTAAAAACAATCTGCCAATGCTTTTGGTTTTGTGGGTGGCAGGACTAACAATTATAGGAATTCCTATAATATTAATTGTAGATATTGTTAAAGGATTTTTCTTTGGTTTTGCAACAACCTTTGCATTTTATAGTATGGGATATAAAGGGACTTGGTTTGTACTTTTAGGAGTTCTTCCTCAAAATATCATATACATACCTTGCTTGATAGTAGCTTCTGTATTGGCAATGCGTTTATCTTTTTCAAAGCTTAAGGATAGGGTTAATAAGCAAATAAATTATAACAAAAATTATTTTTTAGATTATTCGGTTACCTTCTTTATAATATTGTTGGTTATGATATTGGGATTCTTGTATGAGGCCTATGTAACTCCAAGAGCAATTCAAACCATAGCAACTGCAGCAGGGAGTGTGATTTTTTGA
- the recN gene encoding DNA repair protein RecN: MLLQMNIKNFALIEGLSLNFQEGFNVLTGETGAGKSILIDAINYVLGSKFNKDLIRTGESSTYVEAVFSLDNDNTKNILRKMEIEFDDVVIISRESFNSGRSNIKVNGKSVILSALREITETLIDIHGQHENVNLFNSSTHIHYLDGYSGSALQGLMVEYKEYYHRLSEINSKIESLRGKDEQSAKVASYLQFQLQEIEAAKLRRGEDVELEERAEVLTNAEKISSVLNYSYELLYNGMEGSASVYDALDNVIKELRSIQDKVKIAKKIGDSLEEAYFNIEQNIGELRSVKDSYYYDVDELSEVNSRIYEIGKLKKKYGNTIEQILTYRDKLQKDLEEIINKDEIVNKLLEEKKKIEKKCMNLAEKLHCVRNEYASVLEEKIKDQLSDIGMAKSVFRVQVDKDNVLRNNGFDKVQFLISTNPGEPLKPLEKIASGGELSRIMLSLKTVFIDRDMIPTVIFDEIDTGISGAIAQKVAEKMYLISCKHQVFCITHLPQIATMSDSHYRVYKEIIEDKTYTNVKRLSKEEKIEEISRMIGGIEVTNITVNNSKQLIQMADKLKKTICESIKV, encoded by the coding sequence ATGCTTCTGCAAATGAATATAAAGAACTTTGCGTTGATCGAAGGGCTATCGTTAAATTTTCAAGAAGGCTTTAATGTATTAACCGGAGAGACAGGAGCAGGTAAATCTATACTTATAGATGCCATAAATTATGTTTTAGGTAGCAAGTTTAATAAAGATCTGATAAGAACTGGTGAGAGCAGCACCTATGTAGAAGCAGTGTTCAGTTTAGATAATGACAATACAAAAAATATTTTACGCAAAATGGAAATTGAATTTGATGATGTTGTCATTATAAGCAGAGAGAGTTTTAATTCAGGCAGAAGTAATATAAAAGTAAACGGAAAGTCTGTTATCTTATCTGCCTTAAGAGAAATCACTGAAACTCTTATAGATATACATGGACAGCATGAAAATGTAAATTTATTTAATTCCTCCACTCACATCCATTATCTGGATGGATACAGCGGAAGTGCATTACAGGGACTTATGGTTGAATACAAAGAGTACTATCATAGGCTTTCCGAAATAAATTCTAAGATTGAAAGCTTAAGGGGAAAGGATGAGCAAAGTGCAAAAGTAGCCAGTTACCTCCAATTTCAACTTCAGGAGATTGAAGCTGCAAAGCTAAGAAGAGGTGAGGATGTTGAGCTTGAGGAAAGAGCTGAGGTTCTGACAAATGCAGAGAAAATCAGCAGTGTATTAAATTATAGTTATGAGTTACTTTATAATGGAATGGAAGGAAGTGCTTCTGTGTATGATGCACTGGATAATGTCATAAAGGAGCTAAGATCTATTCAAGATAAAGTAAAAATTGCTAAAAAAATTGGAGATAGCCTGGAAGAAGCATATTTTAATATAGAGCAAAATATTGGTGAACTAAGGTCTGTAAAGGATAGTTATTATTATGATGTGGACGAACTATCTGAGGTAAACAGCAGAATATATGAAATTGGCAAGCTTAAGAAAAAGTATGGTAATACCATTGAACAAATCTTGACCTATAGAGATAAATTACAAAAAGATTTGGAAGAAATAATAAACAAGGATGAAATAGTAAACAAGTTGCTTGAAGAAAAAAAGAAGATTGAAAAAAAGTGCATGAATCTAGCAGAAAAGTTACACTGTGTGAGAAATGAATATGCATCTGTGTTAGAAGAGAAAATAAAAGACCAGCTTTCCGATATCGGCATGGCAAAAAGCGTATTTAGGGTCCAGGTTGATAAGGACAATGTACTGAGAAATAATGGCTTTGATAAGGTGCAGTTCTTAATTTCCACCAATCCGGGAGAACCTTTGAAGCCTTTAGAAAAAATAGCTTCCGGTGGAGAATTGTCAAGAATTATGTTATCCTTGAAGACGGTATTTATAGACAGAGATATGATACCAACAGTTATATTTGACGAAATAGATACCGGTATCAGTGGAGCAATAGCCCAAAAGGTTGCTGAAAAAATGTACTTGATATCATGCAAACATCAAGTATTTTGTATCACCCATCTCCCGCAGATTGCCACTATGTCAGATTCCCATTACAGGGTTTACAAAGAGATTATAGAAGATAAGACTTATACAAATGTTAAAAGGCTTTCCAAGGAGGAAAAGATAGAAGAAATAAGCAGGATGATTGGTGGTATTGAAGTAACCAATATTACTGTAAATAATTCTAAGCAGCTGATTCAAATGGCAGATAAGTTAAAAAAGACTATTTGTGAATCAATCAAAGTTTAA